In Gossypium arboreum isolate Shixiya-1 chromosome 6, ASM2569848v2, whole genome shotgun sequence, the following are encoded in one genomic region:
- the LOC108474982 gene encoding probable glycosyltransferase At5g20260 gives MAEVVCHNINRLLLSASLSFCLLVLYLSSPLKYQSKLTILFSTFPPNSHIKTSQETAPSSPPLPPPSAASPAPLTSLNATTGGNAITRPNKRKSSLEKVEEGLAKARAAIREAILVRNYTSYKKETFVPRGIIYRNPYAFHQSHIEMEKRFKVWVYREGEPPLVHGGPVSNIYGIEGQFIDEMESGKSQFLARHPEEAHAFFIPVSVANIVKVLYRPLVTYSRDQLHRVVADYVGIVAHKYPYWNRSNGADHFLISCHDWAPDIGDSNPALFNDFIRVLCNANTSEKYNPRRDVSMPEINIPKAQLGPPHLDLSPANRSILAFFAGGAHGYIRKLLLEHWKDKDEEVQVHEYLSKEKDYFKLMGETKFCLCPSGYEVASPRVATAISMGCVPVIISDNYELPFSDVLDWSEFSVHIPSERIPEIKRILKGIPEKKYLKLQKRVRQVRRHFVLNRPAKPFDVIYMLLHSVWLRRLNFKVPTPS, from the exons ATGGCAGAAGTTGTCTGCCATAATATTAATCGTCTGCTACTGTCAGCTTCACTTTCTTTCTGTCTTCTTGTCTTGTATTTATCATCTCCATTGAAGTACCAAAGCAAACTCACCATCTTATTCTCCACTTTCCCACCCAATTCCCATATCAAAACTAGTCAAGAAACCGCACCATCATCACCTCCATTGCCACCACCATCAGCTGCTTCACCGGCTCCATTGACATCCCTTAATGCAACAACTGGTGGGAACGCCATTACAAGGCCTAATAAA AGAAAGAGCAGTTTGGAGAAAGTAGAAGAGGGTTTGGCCAAAGCACGAGCGGCTATACGTGAAGCAATTCTTGTACGAAACTATACATCATACAAGAAAGAGACCTTCGTTCCCAGAGGAATCATTTACAGAAATCCATATGCTTTTCATCA GAGTCACATTGAAATGGAGAAGAGATTCAAGGTTTGGGTGTATAGAGAAGGAGAGCCACCCTTAGTTCATGGGGGCCCGGTGAGCAACATCTACGGCATCGAGGGGCAGTTCATCGACGAAATGGAGAGTGGGAAGAGCCAGTTTTTGGCTCGCCATCCCGAGGAGGCACATGCATTTTTTATCCCAGTTAGTGTAGCCAATATTGTCAAAGTCCTCTACCGACCTCTCGTCACCTACTCTCGCGATCAGCTACACCGAGTCGTCGCTGATTATGTTGGCATCGTAGCTCATAAGTACCCTTATTGGAATCGAAGCAATGGAGCTGATCATTTCTTGATTTCTTGCCATGATTGG GCACCGGATATTGGAGATTCCAATCCAGCACTGTTCAATGACTTCATCAGAGTCCTCTGCAACGCTAACACATCAGAAAAGTACAACCCTCGAAGAGATGTCTCCATGCCCGAAATCAACATTCCGAAAGCTCAACTTGGTCCGCCGCACCTCGACCTTTCCCCGGCTAACCGTTCGATCCTCGCGTTCTTCGCTGGTGGAGCCCATGGTTACATAAGAAAGCTCTTGTTGGAGCATTGGAAAGACAAGGACGAAGAAGTTCAAGTCCACGAATACCTTTCAAAGGAGAAAGATTACTTCAAGTTGATGGGGGAAAcaaagttttgcttatgcccaaGCGGCTACGAAGTGGCAAGTCCAAGGGTGGCCACAGCAATCTCCATGGGGTGTGTTCCGGTTATAATCTCTGATAACTATGAGCTACCGTTTAGCGATGTGCTTGATTGGAGTGAGTTTTCGGTTCATATTCCGTCAGAGAGGATACCAGAAATCAAGAGGATATTGAAAGGGATACCAGAGAAGAAGTATTTGAAGTTGCAAAAGAGAGTGAGGCaagtccgaaggcattttgtTTTGAACCGACCAGCAAAGCCATTTGATGTGATTTACATGTTGCTTCACTCCGTGTGGTTAAGGAGATTGAATTTTAAGGTACCAACACCTTCATAA